From Longimicrobium sp., one genomic window encodes:
- the arsS gene encoding arsenosugar biosynthesis radical SAM (seleno)protein ArsS (Some members of this family are selenoproteins.), which produces MTATHRVLPTLHKRRLPLADAGEQRAVLARVPLARSFEEALEGAGLHPLRPTGIEILQLNVGRRCNQTCRHCHVDAGPDRREMMPDAVVDRCLEIIEQTAIPTVDITGGAPELHRRWREIVTRARAAGKQVMDRCNLTITLLPNYAYLPEFFAEHGVHVVASLPHYRQKGTDTQRGEGVFEESVAALRRLNALGYGRPGTGLVLDLVTNPVGTFLPGGQKALEQEWRRQLLRLYGIEFNALYTITNMPIARFLEFLQQTGALEEYLERLAAAFNPAAAAGVMCRNTLSVGWDGTLYDCDFNQMLELPVHPRAPRTVFDFDLEALERREIVLGPHCFGCTAGAGSSCGGATVG; this is translated from the coding sequence ATGACAGCGACCCATCGCGTCCTCCCGACCTTACATAAGCGCCGCCTGCCGCTCGCTGACGCGGGCGAGCAGCGCGCGGTGCTGGCGCGCGTGCCGCTGGCCCGGAGCTTCGAGGAGGCGCTGGAGGGGGCGGGGCTCCATCCGCTCCGGCCCACCGGGATCGAGATCCTCCAGCTCAACGTGGGCCGCAGGTGCAACCAGACCTGCCGCCACTGCCACGTGGACGCCGGCCCCGACCGCCGGGAGATGATGCCCGACGCGGTGGTGGACCGCTGCCTGGAGATCATCGAGCAGACCGCCATCCCCACCGTCGACATCACCGGCGGCGCCCCCGAGCTGCACCGACGCTGGCGCGAGATCGTGACCCGCGCCCGCGCCGCGGGGAAGCAGGTGATGGACCGCTGCAACCTCACCATCACCCTGCTACCGAACTACGCGTACCTGCCGGAGTTCTTCGCCGAGCACGGGGTGCACGTGGTGGCGAGCCTCCCGCACTACCGGCAGAAGGGGACCGACACGCAGCGCGGCGAGGGGGTGTTCGAGGAGTCGGTGGCGGCGCTCAGGCGGCTGAACGCGCTGGGGTACGGCAGGCCGGGGACGGGGCTGGTGCTGGACCTGGTGACCAACCCCGTGGGCACCTTCCTCCCCGGCGGGCAGAAGGCGCTGGAGCAGGAGTGGAGGCGGCAGCTGCTGCGGCTGTACGGCATCGAGTTCAACGCGCTCTACACCATCACCAACATGCCGATCGCGCGCTTCCTGGAGTTCCTGCAGCAGACGGGCGCGCTGGAGGAGTACCTGGAGCGGCTGGCGGCGGCGTTCAACCCGGCGGCCGCGGCGGGGGTGATGTGCCGCAACACGCTCTCGGTCGGGTGGGACGGCACCCTCTACGACTGCGACTTCAACCAGATGCTGGAGCTGCCGGTGCACCCGCGCGCCCCCCGCACCGTCTTCGACTTCGACCTGGAGGCGCTGGAGCGCCGCGAGATCGTGCTGGGCCCCCACTGCTTCGGCTGCACCGCCGGCGCCGGCTCCAGCTGCGGCGGCGCGACGGTGGGGTGA
- a CDS encoding arsenosugar biosynthesis-associated peroxidase-like protein, with the protein MHTHYYDAHDLPRFGEIGKDAPELAEKFFAWYDAVFAEGALSEREKSLIALAVAHAVQCPYCIDAYSQDCLRKGADSEQMTEAVHVAAAIRGGASLVHGIQMRNITERLGM; encoded by the coding sequence ATGCACACGCACTACTACGACGCGCACGACCTGCCGCGCTTCGGGGAGATCGGCAAGGACGCGCCGGAGCTGGCGGAGAAGTTCTTCGCGTGGTACGACGCCGTCTTCGCGGAAGGGGCGCTCAGCGAGCGCGAGAAGAGCCTGATCGCGCTGGCGGTGGCGCACGCGGTGCAGTGCCCGTACTGCATCGACGCCTACAGCCAGGACTGCCTGCGCAAGGGCGCCGACAGCGAGCAGATGACCGAAGCCGTGCACGTGGCCGCCGCCATCCGCGGGGGCGCCTCGCTGGTGCACGGCATCCAGATGCGCAACATCACCGAACGGCTGGGGATGTAA
- a CDS encoding DUF1499 domain-containing protein, whose translation MTPDDRIPARGPAPPPWYRILAIAALALAVVALLVVASGGPGTRFGWWHFRTGFDLMKWGGRLGLAAAVLAVAAALVARRGALLGIALVALLVGAAAYLVPWNWRRGARQYPPIHDITTDFANPPPLAFSRQLRDSLDINPWQYEGDSIAAQQRKAYPDIGPVLMTLPLDSAYAAAYRTMRDLGWEVTAANRRERTIEAVDVTAWFGFVDDVVVRVSPGSGISRVDIRSVSRVGRGDVGANANRIRKFIAKLKENYPDAVVERG comes from the coding sequence ATGACTCCCGACGACCGCATCCCCGCCCGCGGCCCCGCGCCGCCTCCCTGGTACCGCATCCTGGCGATCGCCGCCCTGGCGCTGGCGGTCGTCGCCCTGCTGGTGGTGGCGAGCGGGGGCCCCGGCACCCGCTTCGGGTGGTGGCACTTCCGCACCGGCTTCGACCTGATGAAGTGGGGGGGCCGGCTGGGGCTCGCGGCCGCCGTGCTCGCCGTGGCCGCGGCGCTGGTGGCCCGGCGCGGGGCGCTGCTCGGCATCGCGCTGGTGGCGCTGCTGGTGGGCGCGGCGGCGTACCTCGTCCCCTGGAACTGGCGGCGCGGCGCGCGGCAGTACCCGCCGATCCACGACATCACCACCGACTTCGCCAACCCGCCGCCGCTGGCCTTCTCGCGGCAGCTGCGCGACTCGCTGGACATCAACCCCTGGCAGTACGAGGGCGACTCGATCGCGGCGCAGCAACGGAAGGCGTACCCCGACATCGGGCCGGTGCTGATGACGTTGCCGCTGGACTCGGCGTACGCGGCCGCCTACCGCACGATGCGCGACCTGGGGTGGGAGGTCACCGCCGCCAATCGCCGGGAGAGGACGATCGAGGCGGTGGACGTGACCGCCTGGTTCGGCTTCGTGGACGACGTGGTGGTGCGCGTCTCGCCCGGCTCGGGGATCTCGCGCGTGGACATCCGCTCCGTCTCGCGCGTGGGCCGCGGCGACGTGGGCGCCAACGCCAACCGCATCCGCAAGTTCATCGCGAAGCTCAAGGAGAACTACCCGGACGCGGTGGTGGAGCGCGGGTGA